Genomic window (Marinobacter fonticola):
GACATCACGTTGCGCTTGAGCTGACCTGGCGCATACTCGCTGGCCAGGGCCATACAGGCCGCGCCAAAGCCGGTTTGCAACGCCAGGCGGCGGGCTGTGCCGCGAGGCAGGCCAAGCTCGACGCCGGCGTCCTCCATCGCCTCGAAGATCTGAAAGAAATAGGCTGGCCCGCTGCCGGATACGGCGGTGGCCGCGTCCATCAGGTTTTCCTCGGCAATCCATTCCACTTGGCCGACGGCGGCGAGCAGATCCTGTGCGACAGCGCGCTGGGCTTCGGAAACGCGACCGTTGGGCCAGAGTACCGAGGCGCCGGCCCGGACCAGCGCCGGAGTATTGGGCATACAGCGAACGATAGGCATGTTGCCGCCCAGCCAGCTGTCGATGTTGTCTGCCAGCACTCCAGCCGCAACGGAGATCATCAGCGGCTTATCGGTACGGGCTTGGAGTGTCTCGGCCATGGGACGGCAGACATCGGCCAGGATCTGGGGTTTAACCGCCAGGACAATGACGTCCGCCCGGGCTGCGGCGTCGTTATTGTCTGCCGAAGTGTGGATGCCGTATTTTTCGCGAACAGCGGCCTGTGCTTCGGAATCCGGTGTGGTAGCGATAATGCTGGCGGCGGGCAGCCCGCTGTCGATCAGCCCGCCGATGATGGCGCTGGCCATGTTGCCCGCGCCAATGAAGGCGACAGTCTGGTTCATGTCGTTGGTTCTCTTTTGTAAGAGCCTGCTTTCACCGGTGGCTTATACCTGTGAATAGGTTGAGGCTTCGATGGGCGGTGTCCGTCATGAACTCGCGTTCATTTGATTGTCGTAATGAGGAGGGCGGAAGGTCTTGCGCCAGCATCATAGGTTTTTGCGCAAGACTCCGAAGTTGATGTGAGGCGTTTTAGGAAAACGTAAAGACGTGATAATTACAGGTTTTCTGGTTTGCATTTTGCATAGGAATTAGCTATAAATGAATGTGCCCATTTCCGGTGAAATGATAATCAATCATGGCTACGCGTATTCGGACATTTCCACTCCCCAACAACTGCCATCACCACGATCATGACTACCATCAAC
Coding sequences:
- the proC gene encoding pyrroline-5-carboxylate reductase, which codes for MNQTVAFIGAGNMASAIIGGLIDSGLPAASIIATTPDSEAQAAVREKYGIHTSADNNDAAARADVIVLAVKPQILADVCRPMAETLQARTDKPLMISVAAGVLADNIDSWLGGNMPIVRCMPNTPALVRAGASVLWPNGRVSEAQRAVAQDLLAAVGQVEWIAEENLMDAATAVSGSGPAYFFQIFEAMEDAGVELGLPRGTARRLALQTGFGAACMALASEYAPGQLKRNVMSPKGSTERAIASFENAGFNDIFKQAMTACAERARQMQLEFST